A section of the Ptychodera flava strain L36383 unplaced genomic scaffold, AS_Pfla_20210202 Scaffold_28__1_contigs__length_4768798_pilon, whole genome shotgun sequence genome encodes:
- the LOC139127009 gene encoding uncharacterized protein — protein MKRRHVEGAKTLLEFHKRLRLENSLQNITNNITGGTSISQKGNGTPKCVSVGCQTELTGCQLDMMREDFMKVNAELYNLRDKVSDTKLDQKAFQANNEKTKFYTGLPNFLVLMQIFNLCESYINHTHRSVLGKFEQMILVFMRLRLNLSLQDLAYRFGISLMTASRIWHKWIDVFYIRLRLLIEWPDREILRNTMPMDFRKAFGHKVSVIIDCFEVFIERPSNLLARAQTWSNYKHHNTVKFLIGIAPNGLVTFISKAWGGRATDKEITEQCGILRNLLPGDIILADRGFSIEESVGFYCASLQIPAFTRGKQQLSPYEVEKTRKIANVRIHVERVIGLVRRKYQVMQSKALPIQYMLRKPGQSLSIIDKIGVICCALTNLSESIVPSE, from the exons ATGAAGAGACGACATGTAGAAGGAGCCAAGACACTACTCGAATTTCATAAGAGGTTGAGATTGGAGAATAGTCTTCAGAACATAACAAACAACATAACTGGTGGTacatcaatatctcaaaaag GAAATGGTACTCCCAAATGTGTCAGTGTCGGCTGTCAGACTGAACTTACCGGCTGTCAACTTGATATGATGAGAGAAGATTTTATGAAAGTAAATGCTGAATTATATAATTTGAGAGACAAAGTATCGGACACTAAACTAGATCAAAAAGCGTTCCaggcaaataatgaaaaaactaAATTCTATACTGGCCTTCCTAATTTTTTAGTTCTaatgcaaatatttaatttatgtgAATCTTATATAAATCATACACATCGTTCTGTATtgggaaaatttgaacaaatgatATTGGTGTTTATGAGACTTCGGTTAAATCTTTCCTTGCAGGATTTAGCATATAGATTTGGCATCTCATTGATGACTGCATCAAGAATATGGCATAAATGGATTGATGTGTTTTATATCAGGTTGAGATTACTAATTGAGTGGCCAGACAGGGAAATCCTTAGGAATACAATGCCTATGGACTTCAGGAAGGCCTTTGGACACAAGGTGTCTGTTATAATTGATTGTTTTGAAGTATTTATTGAAAGACCATCAAACTTATTAGCTCGAGCTCAAACATGGTCAAATTACAAACACCACAATACTGTAAAATTTCTCATTGGCATAGCACCAAATGGATTGGTTACATTTATTTCTAAGGCATGGGGTGGTAGGGCTACTGATAAGGAAATTACTGAGCAATGTGGAATATTGAGAAATCTTTTGCCTGGTGACATTATCCTGGCTGACCGTGGGTTCAGTATTGAAGAAAGTGTTGGATTTTATTGTGCTTCATTACAAATCCCTGCCTTCACAAGGGGGAAACAGCAGTTGTCTCCATATGAAGTTGAAAAAActagaaaaattgcaaatgtacGTATTCATGTTGAAAGAGTAATTGGGTTAGTTCGAAGAAAATATCAAGTGATGCAGAGTAAAGCACTTCCAATACAATACATGTTAAGAAAACCAGGGCAGTCACTGAGTATTATTGATAAAATTGGGGTTATATGTTGTGCTTTAACAAACTTATCAGAGTCAATAGTTCCCTCAGAGTAG